The sequence TAGCTATGTCGTTGATTGTATAATTTGGAATATTATTGAGTATTATGATATTCAAATCATCTTCAATGATTCGTCCTACATAGGAAGTATATCCAAATGTGAGTCCGCCATGTGCAACAAGTGTTTTCCCTTCAAAATTGTTAATGTAATTTCCATACCCATACTTATTTTTATAGGGCATTATCATTTTTTTATAGGATTCTTTAGAGATAACTTTACCGAATGATAATTCTGTTAGCCATTTATTCAAATCGGAAGTGGTGGTATACATGCCACCAGCAGCATAAGATACAGTAGCATCAAATTCATCCGACTCCTTACTATTTTCTTTGGCATAAACAATATAACCTTTTGCTTTGGTTGCCTTTTGAAGTTTATTGAAATCAAATCCAGAGGATCTCATTTTAAGCGGGTTAAAAATCATCTGATCAACAGCTTTCTCATACGGCTTATTGGTTATCATTTCAATAATATACCCCAATAAAATATAATTTGAATTACTATATTCAAAATCACTGCCTGGCACAAATTTCAAAGGCTTATTTTTGAATGTGTTTATCATATCTGTTTGAGTGATTGGCTTCATCGCTTTTGATTGCATAAATTCACGGTCATCAGTATAGTTGAAAATACCCGAAGAGTGGGTTAATAAGTGCTCAATTCTGATTTTGTCACCATTTGGATAGTCAGGAAAGTACATACTAATTTTATCAAGGATGTTTAATTGCTTTTGTTCCTGTAATTTTAGAATAACAGTTGCGGTAAATTG is a genomic window of Chryseobacterium nakagawai containing:
- a CDS encoding serine hydrolase — its product is MEKQAITFIITMLSTLIFAQTQEQKLEQLMQAYSATGKLNGSVLITQKGKTLLNKGYGLRDVAENLPNDPNVIFQIGSVTKQFTATVILKLQEQKQLNILDKISMYFPDYPNGDKIRIEHLLTHSSGIFNYTDDREFMQSKAMKPITQTDMINTFKNKPLKFVPGSDFEYSNSNYILLGYIIEMITNKPYEKAVDQMIFNPLKMRSSGFDFNKLQKATKAKGYIVYAKENSKESDEFDATVSYAAGGMYTTTSDLNKWLTELSFGKVISKESYKKMIMPYKNKYGYGNYINNFEGKTLVAHGGLTFGYTSYVGRIIEDDLNIIILNNIPNYTINDIANDILAILYNKPYKLPEILKEVTVNSEILKSYIGTYQIAPQVVVSITIENEQLFGQATGQAKILLTAKNEESFFIKGANVLIDFKKDTSGKITGLILTDGGKAIPAQKIN